The stretch of DNA GGTTCTGGCTGTTGCGAACAGGCTCAGCAATCTGCAGGCTGGTGGCCACGGTCTGCCCTGGGGCCACCACAATGTCCACATCGGCGTTGGGATAGCGCACATTCAGACGGGTGCCGTTGGGCACCAGGCGCGGCGAACTGCTCGTAGGCCCAGAACCAGCCCCGGCCCCAGGGGCGTTGCCCACGATGTAGTTACTGGCGCTCAGTCCGGCCTGCAGGGCGGGCATGCGGCCCTGGGCCACCAGGGCCTGGTAGATAAAGGCGGCCACATCGGCGCGGGTGGCGGTGCGCTGGGGGCCGAGCACATCGATGTTGGGGTAGTTGACCACCAGGCGGTTTTGGGTGGCAGCGGCGACGGGGCCCTGGCCATACTCAGGAATCTGGCCGCGATCGCGGTAGACGCCCAGCACCTCATTCACCGAGCCACTGGGGTTGTAGCCCAGGCCATTGGCTAGGGCCACCAACACCTGCACCCGAGGAATCTGGGTTTCGGGCTGAAACGCGCCGTTGGGGTAGCCGGAGAGAAACCCCTGGCTGTAGGCGTCGGCGATCGCGGCGCTGGCCCAGTAGTTGTTGGGCACATCGGTGAAGCGGGGGGCGGTGCGATCGAGGGGCTGCTGAAAGGCGTTGCGCACAATGGCCGCAAACTGGGCGCGGGTCACCGGCTGGTCGGGTCGAAAAGTGCCGTCGGGGAACCCGGCGATGATCTCCTCACTGGCCAGGTTTTCAATGAAGGGGCGGGCCCAGTAGTTGGAGCCCACGTCGTTAAATTGGGTGGTTTGGGCCTGGGCGGGCAGGGGCAGGGTGACCACCGCCACCGCTCCCAGACTTGCCAGGGCTGCCGTTCTCACGGAATAATTCAGGACCGTGCTCATGTCAGTAACCTTCCTTAACAAAATATGTCAAATAAAATTGAGTGAGGATATCAGTGGAGGGATATTGCCGACCGCTGCAAACCAGCCCCAGAACAAGCCAGAGGCGGTAAAGACGGTCGACGTAGAGCCTGACCTTGTTCTGCCGCACTTTTGATCCAGATCAATAAAATCAGACGTTTTATCGACCTGGCACTCAAAAAATGGGCGGGAACCTTTTGAATTTTGGTTGTGCCTTTAGTCACCAGACCAATGGCACCAGGGTACGGTTCCCCACTGTCGGGCCTGGACCCCAAAAGCTGGCGGAAATCAGCCTGGGGAGATACCGCCATCGCCCTCTGGATCTCCCTGCCCCTGGCAGCCCTGGTCTCACCAGTCTAGTGATGGCCCAGACAGAAGCACCTGTACCAACAGGTAGGCCTTGCCCCCCGCCCCAGGCAGGAGATGGCCCTCACCCCTTACACTGAGTCACACCGAGATGCGTCCTGCCGCGCCTGTCTCCCGTTCACCCAGCGATCGATTCCCCATGAAAGCCGTTGCCCTTACCCAGTATTTGCCCATCAGCGACCCGCGATCGCTGTTTGACACCGACCTGCCAACCCCCACCCCCACGGGGCGAGATCTGCTGGTGCGGGTCGAGGCCGTTGCGGTCAACCCCGTCGACACCAAGGTGCGAGCCCCCAAAGACAAGCTGGAGGACAGCCCCAGGGTGCTGGGTTACGACGCCGCTGGTGTCGTCAAAGCCGTGGGCGATGCCGTCACCCGCTTTCAGCCCGGCGATGCCGTCTACTACGCGGGCGACATCACCCGCCCCGGCTCCAATGCTGAGTTTCAGCTGGTGGACGAGCGGATTGTGGGTACCATGCCCAACCTCTCCTTTGCCGAGGCCGCCGCGCTGCCGCTGACCACCATCACCGCCTGGGAGGCCCTGTTTACCCGCCTTGGCATCCATCGGGCCGGGGGCAATCGCGGCCAGTCGATTCTCATCCTCGGCGGAGCCGGGGGAGTGGGGTCGATCGCCATTCAGCTGGCTAAACTGGCGGGACTGGTGGTCATCGCCACCGCCTCCCGGCCCCAGTCCCAGGCCTGGGTACGGCAGATGGGGGCCGACCACAGCGTGGACTACAGCGATGCGCTGATCGAGGAGATGGCCCAACTCGGCCACCGCGAGGTCGATTTCATCGCCAACTTCAACAACACCGACGCCTACTGGGGGGTGATGGCGGAGCTGATTCGGCCCCAGGGCAAGATCGTCGGCATCGTCGGCAATACCGACCCCCTCGATCTGAATTTGCTCAAAAACAAGAGCGCCACCTTTGCCTGGGAGTTTATGTTCACCCGATCCATGTACCAGACCACCGATATGGCCGACCAGGGCCACCTGCTCGGCGAGGTGGCGGCGCTGATCAATGCCAACGCGATCCGCACCACCCTGGGGCAAACCCTGTCACCCATCAACGCCGCCAACCTGCGCCAGGCCCACGCCCAGATCGAGTCGGGGCGGACGATTGGGAAGCTGGTGCTGGCGGGGTGGGGGTAGGGGAGGGGGGGGAGCGGTGCAGGGGGCAATGCCCAGCAGAATGGTCCCGGCAATGTACGAATCGGCCAGGGCAATCTCGCCGCCGCGCAGAATCTCGGTGCCCGCCAGCAGGGGCCGAAACAGCCCGCCCAGAAAGACCTGGGCAAACAGCACCATAGTGAAGGGTTTGATCAGCCAGTTCACCGCCAGGGTGAGTAGCACGGGCCGGGGGGTTTGGGCCGCCCGCTTGGCCTGGGCAAAGTCGATCTTCACCATGATCGGGTACATCATGAAAAAGAGACAGATGGCGATCGGTACCGACACCTGGTAGATGCTCATGGCATCCAGGGCGATCGCCACCCCGGGCAGCAGCCGCCCCAGGGCAATGCCAGCCGCAATGCACAGCAGCACCCACAGGGTGAGGTAGCGCTCGAAAATGTTGAGCTGTCCCCCGGCGACTGGGGCAGCGGCAGGCTGTCTGGTGGACATAGAGGTTTGAAGCTAATGATTCTAGGGCCAGTATACATCAATAAAAATTGATATATTGAGCAGTATCCTGTCCTAACGGTTATTACTCTGCAGCAGAAGTCAGTCGACTGTACGGGGACGGTGGTGGCGGCCTGTCTGGTGCGGCTGGGCTACAGCGCTGAGGCGGCGATCGCCACGGTGCAGAGCGTCCACGCCGGGGCCCTTGGCGTAGTCGCCCAGCGGACCTTTATCCACGACTTTGCGGCCCAGACCTAGGGCGGGGCCTCCAGGCTCTTGTCGGGCAGGCTGGCCCAGAGGGTGGTGCCCAAAATAATCGCGCCGCCGACCAGGGTGCGGGGGACGGGCACTTCCCCCAGCAGCAGGGCCGCCAGGGCAATGCCGTAGACCGGCTCCAGGCCGCTGATCACGCTAGCGGTCTGGGCTCGCAGCACCGCCAAACTCTCAATAAATAATGTGTGGGCGACGGCGGTACACAGCACCCCCAGCACCAGCAGCAGGCCCAGGTCCTGGGGTGTCAGGGCCAGGCTGGCCAGGGGGGTGACCAGCAGCAGGCAGAGGAAGGCAAACAGGTCCTGGTAAAAGGCGATCGCCACTGCCCCATACCGCTTTCATCCGCCGCCACTGGTTGCTCGATGGGGTCGAGCACCTCATCAACGCTGAGCGCTGGGTTGGCTTAAAACGCGTTGGCCTCGTGGAGGCTGAACGCCGTATCCTCGGTCAACCCCCGACCATTGAGCAGCGCTACTATCTCGTTAGTTTTGACGGCGATGTCCAACGCTTTGCCCAAGGGGTGCGCAGCCACTGGGGTATTGAAAACCAGCTCCACTGGGTGCTCGATGTCGCCTTCCACGAAGATGCCTCTCGAATTCGTAAAGACCACGCCCCCGCTAATCTGGCCGTCGTCCGTCACATCGCCCTCAATCTGCTGCGTCAGGACGCTTTTGCCAAAGGGGGTATCAAGGCTAAACGCTTGCAAGCAGGATGGGATAATGACTACCTAATTCGGCTACTCTCCTCCTGAGTATGCGTTTGCCCTAGGGGGGGGAGTGGGTGGGTAGGCGGGTGGGCGAGTGGATGGGTAGGCGGGTGGGCGAGTGGATGGGTAGGCGGGTGGGCGAGTGGATGGGTAGGGGAGGGGGTGGGTGAATACATCTGTGAAGCTATCGCTCAACGCCTCTCGTAGGGGCAAACGGCCGTTTGCCCCTACGCTTCAATTCAGCCCCGCTGCGGCCCCCTAATACAGCTATTTAACCGAAACGCGGCCATCGGCTTCGATGGTGACGCTGCGATCGCTGGGTTCGCTGGGGGCGTCAAACACCTCGACCCGCAGGGTGGTGGGGCCGGGGCGGTGCAGGCGCGCCCGCACGGGCAGCCGCTCCTGGGACCAGAAAAATACCGAGGGGTTGGGCTGGGCTGTCCAGCCTACCTGGGTTTCGATCGTGTTGCCGGTAAACAGGACGCGAGGGCCGAGCAGGGGCGGTTGCTCCAGGCTGAGGGGGCGGCTGCCCACATTGACCACCTGAATGGTGATGCGATCGCCCGGCGTAAACTGAATCTGGCCCGACTTACAGTTCACGGTGCAGGGGGCCGCCAGGGCCACAGATCCACTCCACAGCCAGGCCGCCAGACCCAGCCCACATCCTCCCAATAGCCATTTGGCGGGCAAAAACGACGTCACAGTAACGATCCTCACGCAAACGATCCTCACGCAGTGGAACAGATCTTTTTTAGCCGCTGGCGTGATTCCTCGGGGCTTTGTCTACACATCTCGTAGGAATTGCCGTGGAACTGGCGACGGCAGGTATAGCCTCGGCACAACCCCAATCGGCTCAGGCGGGGCGGGTTTTTCCTGCTCACGGTATATGGCTGTTGGTACATGCGAGGCGCAGACATCTCTGGTTAGCTTAAAGGGTATTTGCCCTGGAGGAAGGAGTCTGTGGTTCTCGATCAGCTGCCGGTATCGCGCGTAAACGCTCGTAAAACCGATGCGTTTGACATCTACAACAGTCGATTTTGTGAGGGCAGCAATCCCTACCTGAACACAGCGGCTTTTGTGTTCGACTTTGCCCTGACGGGCAACGTCGAGCCGCTGCCGATCGAGGCCTACGTAGAGGTAGTGGGCGATCGCTACCCCCACCTCCAGGAACGCTCCTACGACTCCTACGCCCACCTGTTTGCCCAGGTGGCGGCCGAGGTCAACCGGCTGGATGTGGGCCTGCACCTGCACCAGTGGAGCGTCACCCACCGGGGCGATCGCTGCCGCCTGGCCATCGAGGCCCTGCACGGTCGCACGACGCGATCGGTGGTGTTTGCGGTGTGGGACTGGTTCGAGGCCATCACTCAGGACCAGACCTTCTATATTGAAGACCAGATTGACGTCTTTCAGCAGCTGTTTCGGCAGTCGGTCTACGGTGGCCCCACCGTCTACGCACTTCTGCGTACTGCCCACGAAAAGGGCATCCCCACCTTCTACCTGTGGGATGAGGGGCTGATGCAGTACGGCTACGGCAAAAAGCTGGTGCGCGGCGTCGCCACCACCTTCGATACCGACAGCCACCTGGACTCCGACTTCACCACCCGCAAGGACGACTGTAAGTCTCTGCTCAGCACCCTGGGCTTTCCGGTGCCCAGGGGCGAAATTGTCGCCAGCCGCAGTGAAGCCCTCGCCGCCGCCGACCGGGTTGGCTATCCGATCGCGGTGAAGCCGGTGTCGGGGCACAAGGGCGAAGGGGTCACCTCCGACGTGCGCGACGACGAGGAGCTGGAAGCCGCCTTCGATCGCGCCCTGGCCACTATCCCAGAGGATCAGTCGGTGCGCATCATTGTCGAGCAGAGCATCACCGGCTCCGACTTCCGGATTTTGTGCGTCAACGGTCGGTTTGTAGCGGCGATGGAGCGCCAGCCCGCCTCGGTCTCCGGGGACGGACAAGCGACGGTGAGTGAACTGATCCGCGACGCCAATCGGGATGTAGCCCGCAGTGACACTCCCACGTCGCCCCTGGGCAAAATCAAAATCGATGACGCCATGGAGATGTACCTGAACGCCCAGGGGTATACCCTCGACAGCGTGCTGGAGTCAGGCCGCACCGTCTACCTGCGCAAGGTGGCCAACCTCTCCGCCGGTGGGGTCAGCATTGATGCCACGCCCACCATTCACCCCGACAATGTAATCCTGGCCCAGGACATTGCCCAACACTTCCGGCTGACCTGTCTGGGCATCGACGTGATTGCCCGCGACCTGACCCGATCGTGGAAAGACAGCAGTTTTGGCATTCTGGAAATCAACTCAGCGCCCGGCATCTCGATGCACCTCAACCCGTCGGTGGGCGATCGCGTCGATGTCACCTCCCCCATTCTGGAAACCTTCTTCCCCGCCGAAGTCAGCCCCCGCATCCCGATCATGACCTTCAACCGGGTCTCCCTGCGCGACCTGCAGGAGCTGATCGACCACGTGCTGCTGCAGTACCCCAACTGGGTGATCGGCGCGGTGTGCCGCGAGGGCGTGCTGATCAACCGCTCCGAAAAAGTTCTGAACTCGAACTACAACGTCAATGTGCGTAACCTGCTGCGCAATCCCCGACTCGATCTGCTGATTGCAGAGTATCGCGGCGACCTGTTTGAGCAGGAGGGCATGTTCTACTCCGGCAGCGACATGGTGGTGCTGGACAACCCCACCGAAACCGAGACCCTGCTCACCCGCGATGTATTGCCCCACGCCACGGTCGTGGTGCGAGAGGGCGACAACATCTCCATTCGCCGCGAGGGGCTGATTGAGCAATACCGCCTAGGCGGTGGCGAACCCTTCAGCCGCGTTTACCTGAAGGAAATTGGCACGATTCTGGCCTGAGCAGTCGGCGGTCTAACTTGAACGGTGCTGTAGGGCGTGCTGCGGCTACCAGATTGCAAAGCCACGACGAGTAGAATGAGTCGTGGCTGAATTGAGTAATGAATCTGTAAACTTGTCATCCTTTCATCGCCCCTTAAATTCCCCAACTCTGCGGGACTTTGAGAGTTCGACTCCCCCCATAATTGGGGGGCTGGGGGGCATACCATACCTGCATTCAGCAACGCCTTGAAGGACTTTTGTGCAACTGCTTCAGCAGTATGGATCGTCGTCCTCACGGCCAGAGTTAACAGGTCGTAAAAATGGGCAAGAGCCGTTTGCAGGTTAAAAAAGCCTTAAACAAAAGGCTTTCTGAGCATCAATGGCGATGATCAGAAAGCCGATGTTTCGTATACGAAATAACCCAGTTCTGCCTCAGAGGTTTAACACGCTTGATATGGTTCGAACCTGAAATTCAATCTTGTTACCCCTGAGGTCAATCCTGGCCTCAATGGCTAAGGAATTATAACTCCAGGACCATCGGGGAAGGCTATAAACACAGTGCCACCAAACAAGGGATTCACGTTGGTACCAAATTCGGTGAAGAAAGGCTTACCGGCTAAGTCACTCAGGTCGATCGTAGAGGCGATAGCTTCTGTAAAAACACCACCACTATTGACCACGCCTGAGCTGTAGGCGTTAGTATCGCTAACCGCCGAGGAAACCGTCATACCGGTCACCCCCCCAAAAACACCTAACTGAAAACCCGCGGTGGTAGATACCTCCTGGGCCGAGGCAGCACCTGCCATACCTGTGACCACAGCAGCCGTCACCAACGAGCCCCAAAGCTTAATATTCTTCATGACAAATCCTCTTTTTGAAGAAAAGACAACAATCGCTCTATCAAGAGCAGATCTAGACCGCAAAACTGCGTTAACAGCAAACTCCGTGAACGGCAAAAGATTACAAGCAGCGCTACTTGCAATTCAGCCACCCTTTAACACGGTTAAATTTGCAGTCAAAATATAGATCCACTCATTACAATTCATCGCAATGAGTGACAACAGTAAAATTCTGCCATCACACGCAACTGAAGCGCACCCAAAGTTCAGGAGATGAATAGAAGCTGAACTGGCGTGCCACAGAAATAAAAAGCTTCAACTGCGGTAGCTGCCCCTTCAATAAATTTGAATGTAGTGCAAATTATTTTTTCGCACAACAGGACAGGAACTTTCTTAACAGTCAAGAAGGATACTGGCTTCAATGCGGTAATAGCATCCAGTTTATCGAGTGCCAAAGAACACAGACGCCAAGGGAAAACACTGAATTTTTTATTCAGAAAATAAAGAATGCCAAGACAGCTAGCCGAAAATTGTACCCTTGAGCCTAAAGCTAAAACCATTGCCTGGCAAGGCTTTTAGGGGGAATACCTTATTCTGCTGATGTGGAAAATCTGGCACCATATATCTTTGTCAAGAGAATTTATGGACAGACAAAAAATGTCAGAATCGTTGAGTTCAAAGAGCGGGGTACCTGATGTATAAAACAATCAAACCTTTGCGGAATTAGCTGTTTATGCTGAAAGTTTTTCCAAAACGGCCCTGAATCCTAGGCAGCGGAATGAAATGGATAATCATATGGAATCCGAATCCCATGCCCCCAGTTTCCTACAGGTTCATCTGTAGGGGCAAACTGTCATTCGCCCTGAGAATTGAGGGTACCTAGACAGGATTTCGGATTAGAGTCCTTAGCTAATTCCCCCGCTATGGTCATAGTAAGAAAGCCAACAGAGTATGCCCATTCGGGGCAAAGGTCACTCCATTGGCACCCTGTCAAAATCTCCAGTTCTGTCCAAGGTATACCGATGATTGCCCAATCGACTTTTAGTCAGAGTCTATTTGCTGCGCTGGTGAGGAAGCATCTGCTAAAGCCAAATTAGCAAGCCGTACGGAGGGTCGGGGCGAAAAATCTCCTAGGCAATAGTCCCTGATTCCCTGTCCGGGCGCTGTTCTGAGCAAGCGCTGAAATCATTGATTTCTCGTTGCATAAATCACTGTGCGAAAGATTTAAAGTCCGCATTTCATCGTTGGTTATCAATAGCTGTCCGGAGTGTTGTTACCCTATGCTGACAAAAATTGTTTGCCAACAAAAGACATCACAGCTGCAGGAGCATAATCAACCGCTGAGCCACTTACTACTGGCTTTAGAGACAGGACTGTGGCTAGCGGCACTCTCCAGTTCAGCTTGGGCTCAGAGTCAAACTACCGAAGACGGTGCAGAATCTTTAGCTGATGCGCTCCCCGACCAGTCTCTGCCCCACGCCTCCGAACTCAACCCTAGCCCTGAAAGTTCTACAGATCCGGTGCCGGAGTCCTCTAGCGAACCAGCCTTTGCAACAGAGCTAGCTCGCAAACCCTCAATCTCACAAACTCTGCCCGCAGATCCGGTGCCAGCCGCAGCAATACCGACTGCACCACAGAACCTAGAGGCGTCGCCTGACATCCCCACTCCAGCCCCAGCCCTAAATCAAACAGAATCAGCAGCAGACCGTATAACTTCAGCTACCTCAACAAGGTCACCTGTCCCTCAATCTCCAGATCCAAGCTTTGAGGCTTTACCTCCGCCCCAGGAGGAGCGATCGCAGCAGTCCTCCTCGCCAGTTGCCGCCCCTGAACCCTTGCATCCAGTTGAGGCTCAATCCACTAGGGACAGAAGCGTACTGCCCGATGGAGACGGTTTGCCCCTACCTCTAGACAAAGTCCCAGTCGTTTCGCAGGATGCTGAAACAACACCTCAGGCCCAATTCACGTCCCCGGATTTACCAGTTCCAGCGCCCCCTGGGACAAAAAACAATGAGAATTTCAGCACAACTGCCCGCGACCTTTTGCCAGTTTCGTCGCCCTCGGCACCGAGCGCTGTGGCGAGACCCACATTTACCCCTAGCGCCTCTGCATCCCAAGAGCTACCTTCATCATCAGCAACAGCTACCAGTAACAGGTTCCAACTCGAGGGTTCCAATCAGGATGAGGGAACATTCCCTGATCTTAATCAACCCACAGCAGGGGTGCCCGGGCAAGCTTTCCCAACACCGAGCACTGTGTCAAGACCGGTGTTTTCTGTCAGCTCGACTGAACCTCAGAAACCGCCCTCAGCGGAATCAGTGGATGAGGACCACGAACCTCTTCTAAATTTCTCTGGACAGGATGAAGGAGAATTACCTAACGCTAATGCCCCTACCACTGTGTATATTCCACCTGGCGTTCTATCACCAGTGGTTACCACAATTCCCTTTGACCAGACTGCTCTAGACTATGGAACTCAGGCTCAAATCAGTACAGGAGTAAGTTTTGGCAACGAGCGTAGTACCAACCTAAACTATAACGGCCTAGTCAATCTAAATCAAACTGTTGAGAGCAGTTCTGGTCCAGACAATAGAACAACCCTTACCCAACGTCAACAGGTCTTGTACATCCGTAACTTACCGCAAGAAAGACGACTGACAATAAGTATTGGGGAACCCTTGACTCTCCTCAGCCAGGATGTTCAGTTTAGTCTTACAGGTTCCTGCCTTGACCCAAAAGTTGGCGATATTTGTACCTATACTCCTGGCCTTGTAACAGACGAATCCAGTATT from Leptolyngbya sp. KIOST-1 encodes:
- a CDS encoding ISAs1 family transposase, producing the protein MRRHWLLDGVEHLINAERWVGLKRVGLVEAERRILGQPPTIEQRYYLVSFDGDVQRFAQGVRSHWGIENQLHWVLDVAFHEDASRIRKDHAPANLAVVRHIALNLLRQDAFAKGGIKAKRLQAGWDNDYLIRLLSS
- a CDS encoding zinc-binding alcohol dehydrogenase family protein; protein product: MKAVALTQYLPISDPRSLFDTDLPTPTPTGRDLLVRVEAVAVNPVDTKVRAPKDKLEDSPRVLGYDAAGVVKAVGDAVTRFQPGDAVYYAGDITRPGSNAEFQLVDERIVGTMPNLSFAEAAALPLTTITAWEALFTRLGIHRAGGNRGQSILILGGAGGVGSIAIQLAKLAGLVVIATASRPQSQAWVRQMGADHSVDYSDALIEEMAQLGHREVDFIANFNNTDAYWGVMAELIRPQGKIVGIVGNTDPLDLNLLKNKSATFAWEFMFTRSMYQTTDMADQGHLLGEVAALINANAIRTTLGQTLSPINAANLRQAHAQIESGRTIGKLVLAGWG
- a CDS encoding DMT family transporter, whose amino-acid sequence is MAIAFYQDLFAFLCLLLVTPLASLALTPQDLGLLLVLGVLCTAVAHTLFIESLAVLRAQTASVISGLEPVYGIALAALLLGEVPVPRTLVGGAIILGTTLWASLPDKSLEAPP
- a CDS encoding S-layer homology domain-containing protein, whose product is MSTVLNYSVRTAALASLGAVAVVTLPLPAQAQTTQFNDVGSNYWARPFIENLASEEIIAGFPDGTFRPDQPVTRAQFAAIVRNAFQQPLDRTAPRFTDVPNNYWASAAIADAYSQGFLSGYPNGAFQPETQIPRVQVLVALANGLGYNPSGSVNEVLGVYRDRGQIPEYGQGPVAAATQNRLVVNYPNIDVLGPQRTATRADVAAFIYQALVAQGRMPALQAGLSASNYIVGNAPGAGAGSGPTSSSPRLVPNGTRLNVRYPNADVDIVVAPGQTVATSLQIAEPVRNSQNQVLIPEGSTVQGRIVPVEIRGAQVTAARFVADALNINGRTYTINAESSPIAATSSVNNTTLQGALITGAAESILATITGNRGLGSIVGEIITGENQPTSTSAVVVIRPSDLDLIVRSEFTVDAIANN
- a CDS encoding acetate--CoA ligase family protein; this translates as MVLDQLPVSRVNARKTDAFDIYNSRFCEGSNPYLNTAAFVFDFALTGNVEPLPIEAYVEVVGDRYPHLQERSYDSYAHLFAQVAAEVNRLDVGLHLHQWSVTHRGDRCRLAIEALHGRTTRSVVFAVWDWFEAITQDQTFYIEDQIDVFQQLFRQSVYGGPTVYALLRTAHEKGIPTFYLWDEGLMQYGYGKKLVRGVATTFDTDSHLDSDFTTRKDDCKSLLSTLGFPVPRGEIVASRSEALAAADRVGYPIAVKPVSGHKGEGVTSDVRDDEELEAAFDRALATIPEDQSVRIIVEQSITGSDFRILCVNGRFVAAMERQPASVSGDGQATVSELIRDANRDVARSDTPTSPLGKIKIDDAMEMYLNAQGYTLDSVLESGRTVYLRKVANLSAGGVSIDATPTIHPDNVILAQDIAQHFRLTCLGIDVIARDLTRSWKDSSFGILEINSAPGISMHLNPSVGDRVDVTSPILETFFPAEVSPRIPIMTFNRVSLRDLQELIDHVLLQYPNWVIGAVCREGVLINRSEKVLNSNYNVNVRNLLRNPRLDLLIAEYRGDLFEQEGMFYSGSDMVVLDNPTETETLLTRDVLPHATVVVREGDNISIRREGLIEQYRLGGGEPFSRVYLKEIGTILA
- a CDS encoding arsenic resistance protein, with product MSTRQPAAAPVAGGQLNIFERYLTLWVLLCIAAGIALGRLLPGVAIALDAMSIYQVSVPIAICLFFMMYPIMVKIDFAQAKRAAQTPRPVLLTLAVNWLIKPFTMVLFAQVFLGGLFRPLLAGTEILRGGEIALADSYIAGTILLGIAPCTAPPPPLPPPRQHQLPNRPPRLDLGVGLAQVGGVDG